CCAGTAATATCCATATAAGTTTTTATTCCATATACGACATCTGCACTTATATGAATCTGTTTATCTCTAAAATATGTCCGCATTTTCCTTCCTGTAAATATATCCACTAAATTATAATGGGTACACCCTTCTTCTCCCGTTTCTTGACTCTCCCATGGATAAAATGCTCCATCATATCCATATTCTTTTGCTTTTTTTAATGCACCTTGTAAATTGTTTATACGATACATGACTAGATTTTTAGCAACGTCTGGATATGAATATGCAAACAACTGCAACATGTAAATTTCAGTATCCCAGAACATGGCCCCCTTATAGACCTGTCCTGAAAGGCCTCTTGCAGGGATTGCAACTTTGTCCGTATGAAATGGTGCCGATATCAATAATAGATAAATACTATATCTTATCGATAATGCTGCTAAATCGTCTCCTTCAATATTAACATCAAATTTATCCCATCTCTTAGCCCATTTTTCATTATTGTTTTTTATCAAGTTGTCAAACCCTTGTTCATAGGCATCTTGGCATATTCTAATAGAATCATTACACACATTTCTACAATCTGTATCTTTGCAGATTACAGCAAATTTATCAAAATAAAAAGGTATGCCTTTTTGAACCTTGACTAATATTTTTCTTGATAAATTATCTTCACATGTGGCAACACTACATCTATCATCACTACATTTAATTCTTGTAGAAACTGCCACTGCATTACCCTTCTCAATAGTTATAGATTTTACTGTTAATATATCTTGATTGTAATATTTCTCCGATTTACTGAAATGTGGTCCATTTATATCCCAGATATCTTCATCAATCTTAGTTGTAATCTCAATATCCATATCTTCATTAGCAGTTATACAATATTTCATAACTAATAAATTCTTATTATCTATACTCGCTATTTTCTGAGATTCAACAGTGATGATTTTATTATCTGAGGTTATAAATTCTGTACAACGTGTGTGAACACCATTTTTTATATTAAGTGATTGTTTATGACTTTTAATTTGTGACTCAAGAACTGTTAAAGGCGTATTTTTATATTTGATAACTGTATACAAAGGATTTTGAACATTAACAAGCTCTCTCCAGCCATTACCTTTATCATCATATATTTCAGATAATGTACAAGCAGTCAACTGCTCCTTAGTATATTCTTCTAAAGAACCCCTGTAACCGTAATATCCATTACCTATACAGAATTTACTGCCGAAAAATTCAATGTTCTTCTTATCATATCCCTCTTCTTCTATATTCCAATTCATAAACTAATGCCTCCCGTATTATATTTTAACTAGCACTAATCTAATTCTCTTTCCTGAATTTTAATTTATATTCTTTTGGTGAACATTTAGTATATCGTTTAAAAAAATGAGAAAAATATGTTGGATCTTCAATTCCTATCGCATCAGCAACTTCATATATTCTCATATCTGTTTTTTCAAGACATTCTTTTGCCTTTTCTATACGTTTTGTGTTAATAACATTCAATATGGTATTTCCTGTTTTTTCTCTATATAATCTGCTTAGATAGCTATTGCTGACATTGAGATTCTTAGCTATATCATTAACTGAAATATCACTGAAATAATTTTTTTCAATATATTTATTACAATCCATAATTATTATATCTGTATTCCTTTTATATGAATCTATATATTTAGCTGTTGCCTGAACAATATTCTCTAGTAAAATACAATATTTATTGAAAAATTTACAGTTTATTAGCAGACTATAATATTCAACAGTATTTTTAGTAACTTCCATAAGTGTGACATCATGATCAGCTAAAAAAGCACTACACTTATTTTCAATAAGAAGACCGCTACTTTTAATCTGTTTTTCAGAAAAAACGTTATTTACCTCTAATGTAAAAAGTTGTTCTAATAAATTCAATGATTCATCAGCATTACCCTTTTGAATCTGGTGACATAACGCATCTAGTAATTTATCATTTTCCTTTATTAGTGAATAATCAACTTGTTTTATATCTATAATATAGAAATACAACTTATTATCTTCATCCAGAAACCCTTGAGATAAAGCATTATTAGCCTGCTCATAAGCTTCTTTTATATTCATAACATCATTAAATATTTTGCTTACACCGATTTTAAGATTGATTTTCATGAACCCCGTTACAATATCCAGTATTTCGTGACAGATTTTCTTTATCCTATTTAGATATGATCTAGTATCAATATCATATACTACAATTACAAAAGTGTTTTTATTAAAATTGATCAGATAGTTTTTTTGTTTATCGAAACCCATTGAAAAAAAATTATAGAGACTGATATTTATATCTTTAGCAGATTTATCATAATAATTTTCATCATATTCAAAAACCACATTAATAACAATATAATCACCTATATCAAGTTTGAGATCTTTTATGTTTCTTGATATCTCTTCTTCCTCATAGATAGATTCATTGATTATTGATTTTATGAATTTTTCTTTTGAAGCCATTGTATCGACTACATTTTCTTTATTGATAAGTTCCTTTGCTTTTTCTACAGCTTTAATAATTGTATCTACAGAACCTGTTTTTATAACATAATCCACTACATCGTATTTAATGGCTGATTTGGCATATGAAAAATCTGCATAAGCAGTAAAAAGTATAACTTTTATATTTAGCTTATTCTCATATATGTATTTTGATATTTCAACACCATCTTTACCAGGCATCTTTATATCAGATATTATTATGTCAGGTTTATACTTATCAATACTATTCAATAAGTCATTCCCATCAACTGCCTCATAGAGCAATTTACAATCAATCTTACCCCAATTTATAAGACTGACTAATGCCATACGTACCATTGGTTCATCATCTGCAATAATTACTTTAAACACCTTTATCTCCCCTATCAAACGGTATTTTTATATTTACCTTAGTTCCATTTCCATCAGTAAAAATTTCAACACCATAATTATCTCCATAAAAATATTTTATAATTGCATGTGTATTGTTGATACCAATACCATTATGTTTCCTACTAGAACTGTCAACTTCAATCGGTGGAATTATTATACCTTCTTGATCTTTAAACCCATTTCCATCATCAATTACCTCAATAATAATATCCTTTTTGTCTGAATTGATATTTACATTAACTGTACCATAATCAATTTTATTTTCTATACCATGTATTACTGCATTTTCAACCATAACCTGAATAGCCAGTTTAGGGATAAAATAAGTTCGTAGATCTTTATCAATGCAATTTATATTATATTTCAATTTATCTCCATATCTGCTTTTCTGTAAATATAAATAATAATCAACATATGATAATTCTTCTTCTATAGTAATCTTGTCATTGTTTTTGCGATTTATTGTCGCCTGTGACAGATTTGCAAATGAATTAATCATCTTATAGATTTCCATATTACCATCTATCTGAGCTTTGAAGGCAATTGTATTCAAGACATTAAACATAAAATGAGGATTCATCTGAGACTGTAAGAACTTGAAATCCTTCTCCATTATTAATATTTGCTTCTGGTAAACATCTTTTATCAGATAATTGATTTTTTCCGTCATTTTGTTGAATACTAAACTTATGTCAGAGAATTCCATACTTTTATAATCAGGCAATTTTTCCTCAAAATTACCTTCTCCAACATTTCTTATTTTATCTGTGACAACTTTTAGAGGTTTTGTCAAGTTATATATAGCTAAACCTACTACTACAATTAATATTATTGATATGATAGTTAATACTATTATAGGAATCCTAATAGACTTAATCATTAATTTATGTATAATATTCTTAGGTACTCCTCCGATACAGCTGATTCCCATACTAAGTTTGTTAGAATACATAATATACGGTGTAGTGTTGATTTCTTTTATATATGTATTATTATCTGTTAATTCTGGTCCTAATAAATAAGATTGGTATTTATGGAAATCAGTGATGGAAGCTACAATATTATTGTACTTATCTGCAACACACCATACCGTATCATCATATTTATTCATTTCATTCATAACTTCAGTTACTGAACTTATATTTAATGAGAAAAAAGCTGTTCCTATATTATCCATATATTGTGAATAAACAGTATAAGCAATTATGTAATGATCGTCATCTCTAAAAAACTGAACATCTTGTGTATTTTTATTGAATTTTTCATATATTTCTTGATATTTATAATCCATTTGAAAAATATCTTGTTTGATCTGGTCATAATACAGATCTCGAAAGAAATTCCCCTTTTTATCAAATAGATATACTAATTCTACAAATGGTTTCTGTAAATCATTATTATTTTGATTAGAATATATGTTAATGCATTGATTAAGGTTATCAGCAATATGAGAATATTCCATACTATTATGTTTATTATTGGAAATGTCTTCAAGATATTGTGATATTATTTGATTATCCCTTATTTCAAGGAGCATATCTTCAACTAAAATCATTTTGTCCCCTAATTCATCTGTAGTCTTTTTCAAAAAGAACTCTATATCATTAACTATATATTTCGAAAGAGTATTATAGGTTGATATATAAAAAATTATTATACAAAAAAACACAGAGAAAATTATTGCAGTAGTTGTAAATGAAACAATGTTCTTTCGCAGACTGGTTTTTTTGTTTTTTGTTTTTTTCATTTTATCACCTATTATATTACATTTTTTGATATATTTTGATATATATTATATACTCAATCCAATACCAATGCAAACCAAGAGTTATAATATAACTTTTATAATTTTCATTTTATTTTGTTACATTTTCTTGCAATAAATCTATTTCAATAACTGTATCAACAGCAGGTTCAAAAGTGAATGTCATCCACTCTGGTTCTCCATAATTCAAGAACAAATCATTAGAAAATTCTTTTGCTACCCAAGGTGTCATCGCTACCATTTCAAAACCATCCGATAATCTTCTTGCTTTTTTTACTCTATCTTTTTTTATTCCACTTAAACATAGAGCACCAATGGGTTCTTCCAATATATGTGCGTACAATTTATTTCCTTTTTGAGTATATCTGCCCCATTCAGGTTTTGAAAATTCACTTTTACCACATCCATATATGCTTTCTGAATTAATTTCCATCCACTCACCTATTCCATGCAATATGTTCTTCTGAATATCAGGGAAATCCCCTTTCGCTGTTGGTGATAGGTTAAGCAGTAAATTACCGCCTTTACTAGTACATTCAACTATCTTTCTGATTATCTGTTCAGAAGATTTATACATCTTATCATTAGGACAGTAAGCCCAATTGTTATTAAGAGTAAAACATGCTTCCCAAGGTATATCCTTTCCTGTATCAGTTTTCAAACCACATGGAGGTATTATCATTTCAGGACAAGCGAAATCTCCTGCATATTCAGAAGGATTATCAGTCATTATAGAACCATAACTCTCTCCACTCCCTTCAATACGACCGTTCAAAATAATATGAGGCTGATGTTTTTTAACCATTTCTATTAATTCTTTACCTCTCCAATCATCACCTATATGACCTTCATAGGAAAAATCGTACCACATGATATCTATCTTTCCATAATTGGTCGCAAGTTCTTCCACTTGATTATACATATAATCCAAATATCTATCAAAATCATGATAATCATCTCTACGTTTTTCATTTTCTCTGTCAGGATGATACATATCACCATAGGCTGGATAATCAGGATGATGCCAGTCTAATAAGGAATAGTATAATCCTACTTTTAATCCTTCTTGTCTAAATGCCTCTACATATTCTTTGACTATGTCTCTCTTAAAAGGAGTATTAGTCACCTTGAAATCAGTATATTTACTGTCAAAAAGACAGAATCCATCATGATGTTTAGCCGTTAACACTGCATATTTCATACCTGCCTGTTTAGCCATCTTAGCCCATTTTACCGCATCAAATCTTACTGGATTGAATTCTTCAAAGTATTCTTTATAATTATCTACAGATACTTGTTTATCACTAGGAAACCATTCACCTTTTCCATGAATAGAATACAATCCCCAATGCATGAATAATCCAAATCTATCATTAAGAAACCATTCTGTCCTTTTAGTTCTATCTTCTATTATTTTATTATCCATATACTGTCACCTATCCTTTCACAGCACCTGCTGTTAGACTCTTTACAAACATTTCTGATGTCAAGCTAAAAATAATTATTGTAGGCAATACAGCAACTATTATCGCTGAGAACATTCCATTAAGATTCTGTGAATATGCTGTTTTGAATTGTCCTAACAAAGCTGGTATTGTCATATTCGATTTACTTTGCAATAAGATACTTGCATAATAAAATTCATTCCAGTTATTGAGGAAAACCAGAATTCCACCTGTTGCAAGTCCCGGTTTAGCTATCGGAACAATAATATTGACAAAAGTCTTTGTATACCCACATCCGTCTATTTGTGCAGCTTCTTCCATTTCCTTTGGTATAGTTAGGAAATAACTTCTTATTATGAAAAAAGTTACTGCTATACCAAGTCCAGAATATACAAAAGTCAAACCCATTCTAGTATCATATAAGTTCAATTTGTTCACTAATCTGTATATGGGAAAACTAATGGCTATTGAAGGTATGAATAATGTAGAAGCAAACATAGCAGTAATTATTGAACGCCCTTTAAAATCAACTCTAGCTGATACATAAGCTGCCATGGAAACGATAATTACACTTATTATAGTAGAACCTATTGTGATTATTATGCTGTTAAGGAAATACGTTCCAATATTTAATTTAGTAAATATAGTGATATAACCATCAAACACCCATTTTTCAGGAAGACCAAGTCCACCAGGAGTTTGCTTGAATGATGATATAAATA
The sequence above is a segment of the Vallitalea longa genome. Coding sequences within it:
- a CDS encoding alpha-L-fucosidase, with product MDNKIIEDRTKRTEWFLNDRFGLFMHWGLYSIHGKGEWFPSDKQVSVDNYKEYFEEFNPVRFDAVKWAKMAKQAGMKYAVLTAKHHDGFCLFDSKYTDFKVTNTPFKRDIVKEYVEAFRQEGLKVGLYYSLLDWHHPDYPAYGDMYHPDRENEKRRDDYHDFDRYLDYMYNQVEELATNYGKIDIMWYDFSYEGHIGDDWRGKELIEMVKKHQPHIILNGRIEGSGESYGSIMTDNPSEYAGDFACPEMIIPPCGLKTDTGKDIPWEACFTLNNNWAYCPNDKMYKSSEQIIRKIVECTSKGGNLLLNLSPTAKGDFPDIQKNILHGIGEWMEINSESIYGCGKSEFSKPEWGRYTQKGNKLYAHILEEPIGALCLSGIKKDRVKKARRLSDGFEMVAMTPWVAKEFSNDLFLNYGEPEWMTFTFEPAVDTVIEIDLLQENVTK
- a CDS encoding response regulator, producing the protein MFKVIIADDEPMVRMALVSLINWGKIDCKLLYEAVDGNDLLNSIDKYKPDIIISDIKMPGKDGVEISKYIYENKLNIKVILFTAYADFSYAKSAIKYDVVDYVIKTGSVDTIIKAVEKAKELINKENVVDTMASKEKFIKSIINESIYEEEEISRNIKDLKLDIGDYIVINVVFEYDENYYDKSAKDINISLYNFFSMGFDKQKNYLINFNKNTFVIVVYDIDTRSYLNRIKKICHEILDIVTGFMKINLKIGVSKIFNDVMNIKEAYEQANNALSQGFLDEDNKLYFYIIDIKQVDYSLIKENDKLLDALCHQIQKGNADESLNLLEQLFTLEVNNVFSEKQIKSSGLLIENKCSAFLADHDVTLMEVTKNTVEYYSLLINCKFFNKYCILLENIVQATAKYIDSYKRNTDIIIMDCNKYIEKNYFSDISVNDIAKNLNVSNSYLSRLYREKTGNTILNVINTKRIEKAKECLEKTDMRIYEVADAIGIEDPTYFSHFFKRYTKCSPKEYKLKFRKEN
- a CDS encoding glycosyl hydrolase family 65 protein; translation: MNWNIEEEGYDKKNIEFFGSKFCIGNGYYGYRGSLEEYTKEQLTACTLSEIYDDKGNGWRELVNVQNPLYTVIKYKNTPLTVLESQIKSHKQSLNIKNGVHTRCTEFITSDNKIITVESQKIASIDNKNLLVMKYCITANEDMDIEITTKIDEDIWDINGPHFSKSEKYYNQDILTVKSITIEKGNAVAVSTRIKCSDDRCSVATCEDNLSRKILVKVQKGIPFYFDKFAVICKDTDCRNVCNDSIRICQDAYEQGFDNLIKNNNEKWAKRWDKFDVNIEGDDLAALSIRYSIYLLLISAPFHTDKVAIPARGLSGQVYKGAMFWDTEIYMLQLFAYSYPDVAKNLVMYRINNLQGALKKAKEYGYDGAFYPWESQETGEEGCTHYNLVDIFTGRKMRTYFRDKQIHISADVVYGIKTYMDITGDKDILLEGGAEVILECARFFYSYSYYKKSKNRYELLDVTCADEYHERVNNNAYTNYMVKITLECAVYTLTYLEKNYPDEYLHIIDKLNYEDDIRHIREMNDLLYLPIPNEDGIIEQFDGYFKQEDLSIDELYKRIIKPNEYLGSPVGLAVNTQVIKQADVILMLTILRDRFSREIKHDNWEYYEPRTEHGSSLSACVYALLAAEIGKVDWAYKYFMKTGTIDLQGAYKLYLGDLYIGGTHPAANGGTWQVAVLGFGGLHLKGDSVELTPRLPEKWNSLSYKFTVKNNTFSVNIDKRQIIIEADKNNKNVIDFQVYEKQFSCEANEIKKINYEFKGE
- a CDS encoding carbohydrate ABC transporter permease codes for the protein MAKTKKNNNLSPAGKIISYLVIIVVLIISIYPILWVFISSFKQTPGGLGLPEKWVFDGYITIFTKLNIGTYFLNSIIITIGSTIISVIIVSMAAYVSARVDFKGRSIITAMFASTLFIPSIAISFPIYRLVNKLNLYDTRMGLTFVYSGLGIAVTFFIIRSYFLTIPKEMEEAAQIDGCGYTKTFVNIIVPIAKPGLATGGILVFLNNWNEFYYASILLQSKSNMTIPALLGQFKTAYSQNLNGMFSAIIVAVLPTIIIFSLTSEMFVKSLTAGAVKG
- a CDS encoding sensor histidine kinase; protein product: MKKTKNKKTSLRKNIVSFTTTAIIFSVFFCIIIFYISTYNTLSKYIVNDIEFFLKKTTDELGDKMILVEDMLLEIRDNQIISQYLEDISNNKHNSMEYSHIADNLNQCINIYSNQNNNDLQKPFVELVYLFDKKGNFFRDLYYDQIKQDIFQMDYKYQEIYEKFNKNTQDVQFFRDDDHYIIAYTVYSQYMDNIGTAFFSLNISSVTEVMNEMNKYDDTVWCVADKYNNIVASITDFHKYQSYLLGPELTDNNTYIKEINTTPYIMYSNKLSMGISCIGGVPKNIIHKLMIKSIRIPIIVLTIISIILIVVVGLAIYNLTKPLKVVTDKIRNVGEGNFEEKLPDYKSMEFSDISLVFNKMTEKINYLIKDVYQKQILIMEKDFKFLQSQMNPHFMFNVLNTIAFKAQIDGNMEIYKMINSFANLSQATINRKNNDKITIEEELSYVDYYLYLQKSRYGDKLKYNINCIDKDLRTYFIPKLAIQVMVENAVIHGIENKIDYGTVNVNINSDKKDIIIEVIDDGNGFKDQEGIIIPPIEVDSSSRKHNGIGINNTHAIIKYFYGDNYGVEIFTDGNGTKVNIKIPFDRGDKGV